Within Amycolatopsis sp. cg5, the genomic segment GTGAGGGTGCCCCTCGGTGCGTAGTAGGCACTCGGGGGTCCCCTCGCTTCACGATCGAAGGCCGCGAGTGGTAACTCCGCTGCATCCAGCGGAGCAGAGTTCGCACTCACCCGCCAACCCCTCGCCCGCGGGCCTGACGGAGGGGGTCGTGAGTGATGCGGCCGGTTCTAACCGGTCCAAACACTCACGACCCCCTTGGGCTACTTGAGGATTTGCTCCTTGACGACGATGTGGCCGTCGTCGGGGTTGATCTTGCCGCCGAGGCGCTGGAAGGCGCCGTCGGTGAGGTCGAGGCACTTCGGAACGTCCTTGGTCCAGGCGTAGGTGCCCCGGTCGTTGATGACCACGGTCAGCGACTTCTTGGTCTTGACGTTGGTGACCTTCACCTTGGTGCCGAACGGAAGTTGCGGGTTGCGGCTGAGCGAGGTCGCGGCCGCGTCGCGGTTGCCGTCGTAGAGGTCGCCGTTCGCGGTGCGCGCGCCGCCGGGCATCGTGCCGTAATGGGTGGCCCAGCAGTTCTGGCCCTTGGGCGGCGTGTCGGCCGCGCTCACTCCGGTCGCGGTCAGTCCGGCCAGTGCGACGAGGACCATTGTGGACGCAATTCTACCGAGCACGGCATTCTCCTGATTTCCCGAAAGTGCGTTTAATAAAGCTTCGGAAATTCGACCTTGGCATGGGTTCGGTGCGGCCTGGAAGATCACCCACCCGTCAGGGTGACAGCGCGAACCTCTACCGCTGGGTAGACGTGCTGAGCAGCCTCGGGGGCACGTCTGACGTGCGGAAAAGGTTCGAGGTTCGACCTAAACCCCACGATTGTGTGGATGGGTGTCGAACGTCTTGTGGGGCTCGTCGCGGCGTTGCTAGCTTCGGAATCGGCCGAGATCGGTGGTGGGAGCGGGCCCACTTCGAATTGGCCGAATCCATTTTTTACTGAGGAGTATTCGCGATGTCTGTCAAACGGGTGCTTGCTGTGCTGGCCACGTTCTTCGCAGTGGGGACGATGGTCGCGGCGCCGCTGGCTTCGGCGTCCACCTCGGGCGAAGAGGCCTTCGTGGTGAACAAGGACCAGTTCAACAAGATGTTCCCGAACAGGAACGGCTTCTACACCTACGAAGGCCTGGTGGCCGGGATGAAGTCGTTCGGGAAGTTCGCCAACGAGGGCAACGACGACACCAAGAAGCGGGAAGCGGCCGCGTTCCTGGCGAACGTCAACCACGAGAGCGACGGGCTCAAGGCGGTCAGGGAGTACAACACCGCGAACTACTCGCACTACTGCGACCCCGGCGCCGCAGGCGGCTGCCCGGCGGGCAGGG encodes:
- a CDS encoding chitinase translates to MSVKRVLAVLATFFAVGTMVAAPLASASTSGEEAFVVNKDQFNKMFPNRNGFYTYEGLVAGMKSFGKFANEGNDDTKKREAAAFLANVNHESDGLKAVREYNTANYSHYCDPGAAGGCPAGRDQYYGRGPIQLSWNYNYKAAGDSFGVDLLKKPDLVATDAAISWKTGLWFWNTQSGAGSMKPHDAMVQNKGFGQTIRSINGALECDGKRKDQVEARVSAYRNFTKILGVDPGGNLYC
- a CDS encoding septal ring lytic transglycosylase RlpA family protein; its protein translation is MLGRIASTMVLVALAGLTATGVSAADTPPKGQNCWATHYGTMPGGARTANGDLYDGNRDAAATSLSRNPQLPFGTKVKVTNVKTKKSLTVVINDRGTYAWTKDVPKCLDLTDGAFQRLGGKINPDDGHIVVKEQILK